The Amphiura filiformis chromosome 8, Afil_fr2py, whole genome shotgun sequence genomic sequence TTTAGTGGTCATTGTTGTGGCTTCACGTGCCATGCTTGAAGCTAGAGCTCCTTCTGGTAGTTGGACATCATCTTCTACTGGTGGATAGATACTGATTGAAAAGTCCGCTGtcagaagaaaaataatgaagtcAAGCAAACTATCAGGAAATATTCTTGTGGATAAATACTAGACTTAAATTGAGGTATGTCCAAGAAAGGGTAATTTAAATATATAACATTCAGTAGTTGATAAACTTCCTAGTTTTAAGCTATTGCATGCATCTACTGAATGATACTTCTATCGTTGTTCATTACTTGAAGTGCAACATCTCTTTTCTCAAGTAATCAAGTTTGGGAAGGTGCTCAACTCGAAGATTGTGCGTCTAGTCTATTTTTATCCGCAACTGTGGACTTTTGTTCAAATGCAAGCTAATAAAATGTGGATACACAAACACGTGGATATCCACTGTTACAAGACGCAGAAGGTGCTACAGAACTTTAGAGAGAATTTAGCCTATTATGTCCCCCATTTGTGATATGCTAGTAATGTCAGCTCCATGATTAATTGTCAGATCTGTGTATAAAAGTCCATGGTTTCAATGTTAAATACCAAATTTTCATGTCCTTGGTTGCCTATGTAAAATCCATGGGTCCAAGGTTGTGGGCAGGGGTGTAGGGGtaggggggtgtgtgtggtgaTGTCTTCCTATATACATGTTGGACAAATAATCAGTCTACCAGTACAACAACTCAGAGCAGAGAGCTGATCTTGGTTGTGAAGGTTATTCTAGATGTAGGCAGATCAGGGTACTGCTTGAATGATGTCAATTGGCTTAGTTGCTGTTTTGAGCCGCTCCATCTGTGATGATTTTATGTAATTGTCCTAATTAAATATGTTGCTTTTTACAAACGCTGCCATATTACAAATCACTACTCTGTCAACAGTCCTATTGAAATGTGGCCTTTTATAAActctatagttttcagcagagaacttcagaGATCTGCAAATTTGGCAGTTTATGGTGTATACGGAAGTGTGGTTCTGATagggctaattgaatcacgtcatcatcgcatcggcacctcattcgctggtcaagctgtgtcaagctagttctttttacgcgataatgaGACAGAGCAGATGGACACTGCTGAAGTTCTTTGCGAAATAGTATACCATATTGTAAATCACTCATTAAATTGACAATGTAATTAATAACTTTTTGTGCCCTTATTGCAAGCATCACCTATTCTCATAATTCTTACCATCTTTGTTGACTTTTCCTTCCTTCATCAGCACTACTTTCTTCTTATCTGTTTCCTTCTCTTTACTCATACTTCTGGGTTGTAGCTTCTTGGTATCCCAATGACTCCAGGCCTTAGGAGGAGCTTTCACACCTAAGTAATAGCAACAATAGTGAAATATATCAATGTTATATCACATAATAATTATCTGTGTGATgcatataaaacataagaatgtcaTATTGAGACGTATTGTGTATCAACATTGGGAGGTCTGAAATGGTATGAGACATCATCACCACATTGATTTGCTGGGAGCAGTCTTCTAAAACTTTTAGTGTGTGCATTTGACCAGAACAGGCTATTCAATGTCAACAAATACATAGTTGTTGTTAATGCAACATTTGAGTGTATGCTGAAGAATCTTATCATATGAATGATACTTGTCCTCTCCAAATTTCCACAAATCTGGTCAATCCTCATTTTTCACTTTGCGATAGCATAAAATAGGGAAAGTCCTTAATAAATCTGGATgagcataatattattttttacatcTTACAAATTTTTCGTAGCATGATAGCTGATGCACAATTTTAATGGTTACCGATCACAGCGCACTAATTTGCAACACCATTACATATACTTGTAAGTTATTGCACTTTGAATACACTACTTCACATGACTATTGATAACCTTTCATTGTTATCAAGTTCTACATCTAtagaaaaaacatgaaattaaCTAATTTTGCTGCTACAAATTTGGGAAGCTCTTTATACAATTATTATTCAAGGAACTTGCTGATGCAAATAAAGAGGGGAAATGTATGGACCATACAATTAAGCTGCACATGTTTATGCTTACAAGTACTACAACAAACTTAAATAAATGGTAGGATCTAAGTAAGGTGCTATATTCTAGTCGCACATTGGCTTTATGGGGTGGATATACAACACAAGCACAAAATAAGAATTGTGTTAACAATCCATAAAGCATGATTACTAAATACAAACCTTGATATCGGCAAATCATAGGGTACATCCTAAGATGCAATACATTTGGCAACAGTAAAAGCATCACAAGATTTGCACAATTTCATCTGGCAGTCACATTGCTGAATAATCTTACCATAATTGACATTAGGTTCCAAAGTATGCAGTATTTCTTAATAAATATCATAATACAATGGTGGTAAGTATTTTCATGTTAGTAATACGATAGGTAAGTTAAATGTCTTATCCAGAACACAGTTTTGCTGTCAACTTCACTTTACTCAAAGAAAGCTTGCACACTCAAATACAAACCAGGCCAGCCATGAGCTGAAGTCAAGTCACATGCATACTTAGGGGTGGTTCAGATATCATGGGGGAAGGTCATTTCCCATGCTACCTCAGAGCCAAATGGGTTCAGAGTATGGTATGCACAAATCTGCATCTGTCTTACTAAGCTCAAATCTTCAACACACTTTGAAAAGCACCATGGCAATGATGACTAGAGGATACAAGACATGAAGATATTACTCTGTTCATATCCACCAAAATCATTCTGTCCCCTAGAAGACAAATACTTATCTGTTAATGTTCATTTAATAAtgttgttttgaataaatttgtaaatcTACCATCTATGTAGCTAATAATATATGTTACCTGCTATCCATTCTGAACAGAGTGAAGCAATCTGTTGTTTAAAATCATCATCAAACTTGTGATGTGAATCTGTGAAGGCTTCCCAGTAAGCAGCAAACAGAGCCTGTGCCAAGCAATCAGAATATtcctacaaacaaacaaaaatgtaaagCTTATTATCACAGAATCATTAAGAAAGCAGTAAAATAAGCTAAATCATAAAGGCACTTGACATTGGTGCATTTGTGCATGTGTAGGGTAGAGATGCAAAATCAAACATATTCAAACATAttgtcttgtccaatattttaaactcatagcgagaccaattaaTATTAGGCGTAacacatccaattttatcattatgatgtttggatccaatattttcaaacacttggattcatcaaaacataatggtTGGAATTGAAATTTAATGTTCATCTGATACTaatgttttcattttcagcctttttttttttttttactcaaattCTCTGTGACCTTAGTATGTGACCTTAAACACCACCCATGTTTGGTTgtataggatttgaactgttcatgagACAACATTTTAACCTCAAGTCTAACATATTGCTGACACACAGATACACAGACACACCCACCAACCCCCATTGACTGACACACAACTCATGCTGCCACAAGGTCTCTCCTCGGGATACCTAGAATATgttgaaaaaatgtatatctgacATACTTACTGTAAAGAACTTATCCTTAATGCTGGGGTTGACACTCATAAAGAGTGCAACAAAACTATCTGCTATTCTGTTGAATAATCTGTGCTCATCATCTTTCCTCTTGGGCTACAGATAGAACAaggttataaacaattttaaaattacattttgttgatttgatcaTAAGCTAatgaaatggaacaatccatctatTTTTTACTCAAACACTAACAAGccgttaatatttgtatattagttaCACTCACTGACTTTTGATAAGATGCTTTTTTACTTTGAACTCCATCAAATTTTGAGTATGTTTTGATATATTGACTGTTTTTACCGTGTTTAAATaaagttatcattattattattattattattattttgtttttcttgttgttgCAATTTGACTCAATATTTCCTACCTCATACAGCACAACAAAGAGCCACCAGAATGTATCCTGCATCACTGCTACAGATGCCTCAGATAGAAACAACTTCTTCCAGAATTTGCTAAACCCACTCTGATAAAAGCAAACATATCAAAGAAAGGTGTGTAAAAATTAAGTGAAGCTTTCAAACATTATCAACAACTGCTGATATCATTTGCACAATTCAGATTATACAAATTTGTTAAACATATGTATAATATAATGAATACTTAATCCGAATTAGACCTTTTGTAACAGCACTCATGCAGCATTTTAAAACACACCGAAGAATTAGTATTTTTTGAGTTCTATGTATATTTTATGACAGGCACAGTCTGAAAGAATGCACAGAGTGAGATATATTGTGAAAGGAATTATATGAATTCAAATGAACATTGAACAAACTCTAGTTGTTTCATAAAAAATGAATTATAGAAAACACACACATAATGtttacacaaaatgtttttattagTATTGTTGTAAGCCATGGGTACACTAGGTGTTTGGGTGCTGGCAGGGAGACATCACTAGATctctcccctcccccccccccaccccggacTTCCCTGTGGTACAATTCACAAAGAGAGAGGGGGACTTTGGTGGAGAGAGTGGATTCAAGACTTGATTTGCCAATCCCCAGGGAAGGGAAGGAAGAAACAGGGTTATCACATTTGATAACATcatctaaagtttgtttggcttatataaggcgaaAAAAATCAGACTCATAACacagtgtattgatatagaatggcatgcatgtTAGTTGTACGTTGCATAATATGTGACTGGCAGACACTTATGTGAATTACGCGAGCATGAGTTTGGACTTTACTGATGAGCGCAgttaacaaaagccgaataatgtCCACCTTATAAGCAGAACAAACTTTAGTCATGTGATATCCTCACACATCACATATTTGGGTCATAACAGCTAATGATACCCAAAGTCAGGTCCGATACTCCTGGTGAGTAAAATAATTTAGCAAGTTTAAATTGTTCTCAGTTTTACAATATATCCCTATTTGCCTTGCCCTTGAAGTAAATTATAGCAGAATTGCCCAGAAAATTTGCCAACAAATGAAGAAGCCATCTTTTGACATGTACTGTACTTACATTGAAATCTTGTGCCTTAGTGACTCTGTTGAGAATCTGTGGTGCTTCCAATCCATGGGGTAAATCTGTCAGCTCCTTTTTGTTGAATCCAGGAAATGTCATAGTCTGCAAAATCAACAGGTGTTTCTTACAGCTTGATGATATATAATTATTGGATAGAACATATACATTTTCATGTAATAAGGTTTCCCATGATAAGCATGTGAtgtcatttgaaatccatataccctttatggaagattatgaccttaaccttccacacagggagtgtgaatttcacaggGGATTACCTAAAAGGGGGATTCCATCTGAATTCTGCacctctctgtgtggaagattaaggtcatgtcttacatagggggtgtatggatttcaactgggatagcccattgtAGGGGAGACCAGGCAGTGTCCACCATACTATTACtatattactcataccaccgtttatgtcctggACCATAATCCCTCCGAAGTTGTAAATAAATCATGTTAAGTTGCTCACACTTCCCACAttaccctttactaaacgtttgcattgaatattttattgttatgcaatattttaACCCCTTTCTTTATTAGGGTGAGGTATCAAACTTACCTCACCAAATGGGCGAACCCACCCTAGCATGGGCAAACCTGCCCCGCTctgcaaatttgtttgtttgctttactttgttgctattgtaaggcttaCAGTCCTGATGTTGGGGTCGTATGTAGAAAAGAGAAGGGCTTTCACGAATCATGTCCCTTCTAAAATTGACATTGGCtagtcagaaaaatatagggtgAACACTCTCCGGCCTCCCCTATATACACCCCGAGGATACATTAGCTGCTGTACAACTTTGTTTGACAACTATTTACTTCAACATTACATTGTGTTTGCACTACTTTTTTGTGAGATAAAAGATATTtcctttattaaaattaaaatcaataatggaaatacattttatataattttaatataaaagtCAACTATTCAGGCTATGTCAGAGCATGTTATAGTTGCAATCATAAGCCTGTCTCGTATTCCAAGAATTAAGCAAGATATATGTATATTTTGAAGCATTTTAGTTACCTACCTCTACACTTCTCGCTTTGCTGCCTAGAATCAAAGTGCgcaattctttgtttttatccttCCTCTGTCTTCTGTGTGCTTTGACTGCATTGGACTGAGTTGCTTTCTCCATTACTGTATACAAAGAAGATGTAACAGGGCATACCAAAGTGAATCATCATTTACATATCTCATAGAtgaaaagataaacatttcaaaaatatcatacCCTATAAAGACAAAGTTAGCCCTTACCAATTTACTTGAAAAATATCTGTATACTAAAGTTACACATTTTGACGTTTAAATCCCACACATtctacatgtaataataatatttctacaGGTTTTGGTATTAATCATAGAAACATCACAGGAATGACCCATTTCTAGATACAAAAGATTTGTTAAGACTGTTGGTTAGTAGCAGAGTGCAACATCAACAAAATTTGAAGTGCATGTGTATGTTATTCGGATTAATtcacaagttgttgtttttattttgtttttcattgtgtaTCTTTAAGAGGAACCTGCCACTTGCATGCTCATGTGCAAAATACACACTTAGAAACACCAAAAGCTCAacttgcttgttttgtttttctttaacagTGGTAATATATTGTTTGGTTAATACAAATAGCAATCACTGCATGCCAGCCCAGCTTGTATGCCATCCTGCAAGCCTACCTTTAGACACAGTCCTTTTCAACATTAAATCTCCTCTGACAATTAAATCTACCACCCTTATACTGCCAGTGTCATTATCTGTTGATCTCTAAGTCTGATTGCTTATAAAGTGTCACACTTATGGATCAGTATTGGACTCTTCCATTTGAAACCACACCCCTTAAGATAATAAGATTTAGGAATTACAACCAAATTCAAGTTAAAACTACTCCTGATTCAACCATTTTCATCTACAAAAGGGGCTAAAGGCACAGAAgatgttggaattccaaaatgttTGGAAGCCAACTTGTGCAATATTCAACTGGATTTTACAGATTTCAACAATTTTTACCTGGAATTTAACCCAAAACTAGCACAATTTTCCAGCTAGATTGAACATaggtgcaactggaattgagatgaCAGTAAAATGgggtgtgtagattttaaatcATAAGAACTGCTTAATGAAACCACCTGCAGTATGCCTGGTTGGGGCCTGTAAAATTTACTGGAACCTTTAAATTTCAGGATTCACAAGCCCAGTTACTTTTACAATTTTAACATATTTCGCACACCAATTTATAGAATTGCTCATAAATGCATGTGATTGGTATGGAAATAAAACAACATGATGATGTGACTATATTATCTAACACAAACAAGTAGGCTAATTTTGAGCATGAAGGCAGTGGAACTAACATTTGCCATTATTTGCTGAAGAGCTGAGCAAATGAAATATGCTTATTTGATATTGTAGCATTTCCACTGCAATTTTCGTGCAACTTATGTGATATTCTCAcctcaaatttgaaaattgcatGTGAATGCTAATGCCATAAGACGATTGCACAGAATAGCACCCCTTTGTGATACATTATTAATTTCAATGATATCcaataatattgaagaaaatCACTGCAAACTCTGCCACACTTGTTTGATTCACACTTACCTttcttataaataaataatggtCCTGCTAGAGTCAGGGAAGATATGAATAGAGGGTTAGGAATGGTATGCATGCAAGCTATATGACATGTAGATGATGTTTACCTTAGGTTAAGAGTAAGGTTAAATTTGATTTAATGTAAACAAATGGTAAATTGGCATTAATGTTTACAGAATGATGaaggtgtggaagattaataCACAAGAGTGTTGTAAATCAGAAGAGACTCATTCATCTGAATGAAATAAGTAATGCATGATAGAACATCACATTGTTATTCAGAGTATAGGAGAATCATCAAGGCTTAACAAGAGCGATAAATGTTCTATACCCAACACAGTGTAGGGCTTTGATAGAAATAGTCAGTCAAACTGATGTCTCTGGTGATGTGACACATTATTTGAGGTTGTTTGGGGAGTTGTTCCCGCTTGAAGTAGGAAGTTATTACACTCTATAAACACTGTAAATTTGTCACATTTAATTGGTATTTTTCTGGTGTAATATTTGCAAGAAAGAGGCACACATTTGCTATGCAGTGTATCAATACTATCATATTACATATCCAGGTTACTTCATACTTCAGAGCTAAAGGAATTAATAAGGGTTTGGTCCAGGGTAATAAGGGTATCACTTCATTTCAGTTGGGTAATGCACATCATCTTACAGCGACAAAACAGGTGCCTATAATCTTTGCTCTGTTGAGAGCTTGGTACATTAGCTGTCTTTCCCCTTCTAAGAAGCTTGGTTAGAAGATAATGACCtaaaatttgcacaataatgGCAGGGTATAATGCAATGAAATCATAAGAATAATACCACAATAGGattacaaatacaaaaaaatatataaaagaaaaaGCAAAATATGAAATGTACAGATTTCAAAAAGGAAAGGGGTACAAAATAAATTGATGAGCAGCAGAGCTTTATCAAAAATGAGCAATTCAAACCATTTAAAATTAAGGAATCACTGATGAGTTCAGCCATTTTCACTCCTGTAAATGTTCCATAAGTTACCATCCAGGAGTGCTTTCACTGACTATACATATAATCAGCAAAATGTCCAAACTAATTTAAAGAATACATGCTATTAGGtatgaagcatataggccgctaCCTCCTTCATTATTTAACATTATAATTGGCTGCTGAGACataatgagagagttatcatggggactttagTTGACATTGCCTGAGTACCAACTGCGAACTCAAGAAGCGCTGCCGAgtcctgattttctctctcaaaattttcattattatgttagTTTGCTTGAGCCCCAAACAcatcatttaaatcataatttcttgggcttgcatcatttatttctgATCCTCGCATATATCAATTGTGCTTTGCATTgtcctgctagggtgaagcatattgACCGCCTCCTTCTTTATATGTTAAATCAAAATACACAGTACCAGCTATCTACCAATAGTCCATGGTTCCTCCAGATAGAGTGACATTAGTGTGTGTAGTACTAAATAGCGCACATTAGATCAAAGAACTGGCATGTTAGGCAGTACATCTGTACACACATGAAGTAACTCTGAACAAAGTCCTGACATCACTCTCTCAAGGAACCCAAATGGATTATAATGGAATTAGGCTATATTCTCTCATTACAGAAAGACTTCTGCAAACAGTTTTGGTaagaatttaaaacatttcccaaCAAAAATGCTTTAAAGATTCATCGTCCAATAATGGATCTCCCTGTAGATACCACACATACCTTCACTAGGAGAATGGAAGAGGTTATTTTCCAGCCGATGTGATTTGTCATGTTCTACAACTATTTCACTGGCGTACACATCAAGTCTTCTCTGCAAAAGAAATAACTTGTCTTCCAAATCCTCCAACATATACATAGGCATTGCTAGGAATTAATGTCAAGGAAGACTATGTGAAAATATTAGGTTTATAAGATTTCAGTAATTTGTCTGGGCAAAATGATCATGTCAGTTGAATTTTCAATATTGGATGATTGAGTTTATCCCACTTTCTGGCTACACAATGATACAACAAAAACGtgtaaaataaaca encodes the following:
- the LOC140158683 gene encoding protein FAM227A-like — encoded protein: MSASSLDSADSPRQKKVETPCPPGTYKEFLSYKKLSDWPIFDEREAALELDQERNLLGTQEEIADALREHAPMPMYMLEDLEDKLFLLQRRLDVYASEIVVEHDKSHRLENNLFHSPSEGPLFIYKKVMEKATQSNAVKAHRRQRKDKNKELRTLILGSKARSVETMTFPGFNKKELTDLPHGLEAPQILNRVTKAQDFNSGFSKFWKKLFLSEASVAVMQDTFWWLFVVLYEPKRKDDEHRLFNRIADSFVALFMSVNPSIKDKFFTEYSDCLAQALFAAYWEAFTDSHHKFDDDFKQQIASLCSEWIAGVKAPPKAWSHWDTKKLQPRSMSKEKETDKKKVVLMKEGKVNKDADFSISIYPPVEDDVQLPEGALASSMAREATTMTTKSLRFMPTTTTIPPAGGATPRMPTAPSQPAQIESHQIGPGPEFERVLFNIQGRSPLVAHYLHMKGLATNDRWGRTVRRTEVSKLQEPAPTYREVIKETQKLSKDLNSEYKKISEELAKEMQAIEKQKLSQSREIEKIKHQIMHHNVDMKILSEKILDMRGREGLLAFLRQSTGDFQEREYFMKKSMASDSDEGYTDESSGGEEEEDT